Proteins from a genomic interval of Gammaproteobacteria bacterium:
- the prpB gene encoding methylisocitrate lyase produces MSQISAGAKFRAAVAEHAPLQVVGTINAYTARMAKNVGHHAIYLSGGGVAANSLGMPDLGISSMEDVLVDIRRITDVCDLPLLVDADTGWGGAFNIARTVRSFIKAGAAAMHIEDQVAEKRCGHRPGKAIVSKEEMVDRVKAAVDARTDDDFVIMARTDALASEGMEAAIERALACVDAGADMIFPEAVATLEQYQEFKQAVKVPILANITEFGKTPLFTRDELASVGVDIQLLCCGAYRAMNKGAEMFYMATLERGTQQDVVDIMQTRDELYQHLDYYSYEEKLDELFSKK; encoded by the coding sequence ATGTCGCAGATCTCCGCAGGCGCGAAATTCCGCGCCGCCGTTGCCGAACACGCCCCCTTGCAGGTGGTGGGCACCATCAACGCCTACACCGCCCGCATGGCGAAGAATGTTGGTCACCATGCCATTTACCTGTCCGGTGGCGGCGTTGCCGCGAATTCGCTGGGCATGCCGGATCTCGGCATCTCCTCCATGGAAGACGTGCTGGTCGACATTCGCCGCATTACCGACGTCTGTGACCTGCCGCTGCTGGTCGACGCCGACACGGGCTGGGGTGGCGCGTTCAACATCGCCCGCACCGTGCGTTCCTTCATCAAGGCGGGCGCTGCCGCCATGCACATCGAGGACCAGGTCGCCGAGAAGCGCTGCGGCCATCGCCCCGGCAAGGCCATTGTCTCGAAGGAAGAAATGGTCGATCGCGTCAAGGCGGCTGTCGATGCCAGGACGGACGACGACTTCGTCATCATGGCGCGTACCGACGCGCTCGCCTCCGAAGGCATGGAAGCGGCGATCGAGCGGGCACTCGCCTGCGTCGACGCCGGCGCCGACATGATTTTCCCGGAAGCGGTCGCGACGCTGGAGCAATACCAGGAATTCAAGCAGGCGGTGAAGGTGCCGATCCTTGCCAACATCACCGAGTTCGGCAAGACGCCGTTGTTCACGCGTGACGAGCTGGCCTCGGTCGGCGTCGACATCCAGCTGCTCTGCTGTGGCGCCTACCGCGCCATGAACAAGGGCGCGGAAATGTTCTACATGGCAACGCTGGAGCGTGGCACGCAACAGGATGTCGTCGACATCATGCAGACGCGTGACGAGCTGTACCAGCACCTTGACTATTACTCGTACGAAGAAAAGCTCGACGAGCTCTTCTCCAAGAAATAG
- the prpC gene encoding 2-methylcitrate synthase, with protein sequence MAASKADKNKKAGGLAGVSAGETAICTVGKSGAGLTYRGYDIYDMADKGTFEEIAFLLLHGHLPNKSELSSFKRRLMKMRKLPKELRDTLEKIPANTHPMDVMRTGCSMLGNLEPEKANFSNQMKVAERLLAAFPGIVVYWWRFHQEGKRINTESKQDSIAGHFLSLLHGKKPKEMHVQAMDVSLILYAEHEFNASTFTARVITATLSDFHSAVTGAIGALRGPLHGGANEAAMDLIRKFRTPEAATEGLQDMLANKEKIMGFGHRVYTTSDPRNVVIKEWSRKLGEEVGDKRFYPVSEAIEKVMWDEKKLFPNLDFYSASAYHFMGIPTELFTPIFVMSRITGWAAHIMEQRANNRLIRPGAEYTGPELKRWRAIDRRAKAKKKKKTAAKKK encoded by the coding sequence ATGGCAGCATCGAAAGCTGACAAGAACAAGAAAGCCGGCGGCCTCGCCGGTGTGAGCGCAGGCGAAACCGCGATCTGCACGGTCGGCAAGTCCGGCGCAGGCCTGACCTACCGCGGTTACGACATCTACGACATGGCCGACAAGGGCACGTTCGAAGAAATCGCCTTCCTGCTGCTGCACGGCCACCTGCCGAACAAGAGCGAGCTGTCTTCCTTCAAGCGTCGCCTGATGAAGATGCGCAAGCTGCCGAAGGAACTGCGTGACACCCTGGAGAAGATCCCGGCCAACACGCACCCGATGGACGTGATGCGCACGGGCTGCTCCATGCTGGGCAACCTCGAGCCGGAGAAGGCCAACTTCTCCAACCAGATGAAGGTTGCCGAGCGCCTGCTCGCCGCTTTCCCGGGCATCGTCGTGTACTGGTGGCGCTTCCACCAGGAAGGCAAGCGCATCAACACCGAGTCCAAGCAGGATTCGATAGCCGGTCATTTCCTCAGCCTGCTGCACGGCAAGAAGCCGAAGGAAATGCACGTACAGGCGATGGATGTCTCGCTGATCCTCTATGCGGAGCACGAGTTCAATGCCTCGACCTTCACCGCGCGCGTCATCACCGCAACGCTGTCGGATTTCCACAGCGCGGTCACCGGCGCCATCGGTGCACTTCGCGGTCCGCTGCATGGCGGCGCCAACGAAGCGGCGATGGACCTGATCCGCAAGTTCCGCACGCCGGAAGCTGCGACCGAAGGCCTGCAGGACATGCTGGCCAACAAGGAAAAGATCATGGGCTTCGGCCACCGCGTGTACACCACCTCCGATCCGCGCAACGTCGTGATCAAGGAATGGTCGCGCAAGCTGGGTGAGGAAGTTGGCGACAAGCGCTTCTACCCGGTCTCCGAAGCCATCGAGAAGGTCATGTGGGACGAGAAGAAGCTGTTCCCGAACCTCGACTTCTACTCGGCATCGGCCTACCACTTCATGGGTATCCCGACCGAACTGTTCACGCCGATCTTCGTCATGTCGCGTATCACCGGCTGGGCCGCGCACATCATGGAGCAGCGTGCCAACAATCGCCTGATCCGTCCGGGTGCCGAGTACACCGGTCCGGAACTGAAGCGCTGGCGTGCGATCGATCGTCGCGCCAAGGCGAAGAAGAAGAAAAAGACGGCTGCCAAGAAGAAGTAA
- the prpF gene encoding 2-methylaconitate cis-trans isomerase PrpF, protein MSHKPQIRIPATYMRGGTSKGVFFKLDDLPASAQVPGEARDGLFMRVIGSPDPYGKHTDGMGGATSSTSKCVIVSKGSQPGHDVDYLYGQVAIDEAFVDWSGNCGNLSSAVGAFAIENGLVDPDRVPENGLCEVRIWQANIGKTIINRVPVTNGQVQETGDFELDGVTFPAAEIVVEFVNPVEEGAAIFPTGNVVDDLDVAGIGTLKATMIDSGIPTVFVNAADIGYTGTELQDAINNDSAALERFETIRAHAAVKMGLIDNIDAAKTRQHTPKVAFVASATDYVASSGKAIKAGDIDLVVRALSMGKLHHAMMGTASVAIATAAVIPGTLVHAAAGGKREGERRLSVTFGHPSGTLRVGAEAKELDGKWQVEKAIMSRSARVLMEGRVRIPAGSF, encoded by the coding sequence ATGAGCCACAAGCCACAGATAAGGATTCCGGCCACCTACATGCGTGGCGGGACCAGCAAGGGCGTGTTCTTCAAGCTCGACGACCTGCCCGCAAGCGCACAGGTGCCAGGTGAAGCGCGGGACGGATTGTTCATGCGCGTGATCGGCAGCCCGGACCCCTACGGCAAGCACACCGACGGCATGGGCGGCGCAACGTCCAGCACGTCGAAGTGCGTGATCGTCTCGAAAGGTTCGCAGCCCGGGCATGACGTGGATTATCTCTACGGCCAGGTCGCCATCGACGAGGCCTTCGTCGACTGGTCAGGCAACTGCGGCAACCTGTCGAGCGCGGTGGGTGCTTTCGCCATCGAGAACGGCCTGGTCGATCCGGATCGGGTACCCGAGAACGGCCTGTGCGAAGTACGCATCTGGCAGGCAAACATCGGCAAGACCATCATCAACCGCGTACCGGTCACGAATGGCCAGGTGCAGGAAACCGGTGACTTCGAACTGGATGGCGTGACGTTCCCGGCTGCGGAAATCGTGGTCGAGTTCGTGAACCCGGTGGAAGAAGGCGCGGCGATTTTCCCGACCGGCAACGTGGTGGATGATCTCGACGTTGCCGGCATCGGCACTCTGAAAGCCACCATGATCGATTCCGGCATCCCGACGGTGTTCGTCAATGCGGCGGACATCGGCTACACCGGCACGGAACTGCAGGACGCCATCAACAACGATTCCGCAGCGCTCGAACGCTTCGAGACCATTCGCGCCCATGCAGCGGTGAAAATGGGCCTGATCGACAACATCGACGCCGCGAAGACCCGCCAGCACACGCCCAAGGTCGCCTTCGTTGCATCCGCCACCGATTACGTCGCGTCATCCGGCAAAGCCATCAAGGCCGGCGACATCGATCTCGTGGTACGCGCGCTATCGATGGGCAAGCTGCATCACGCCATGATGGGAACGGCTTCGGTAGCGATCGCCACCGCTGCCGTGATTCCCGGGACGCTGGTGCATGCGGCAGCAGGCGGAAAGCGGGAAGGCGAGCGTCGGCTTTCGGTGACCTTTGGTCATCCGTCGGGTACCTTGCGTGTCGGCGCGGAAGCGAAAGAGCTCGATGGCAAGTGGCAGGTTGAAAAAGCGATCATGTCGCGTTCGGCTCGAGTGCTCATGGAAGGCAGGGTCAGGATACCGGCAGGCAGTTTCTGA
- a CDS encoding Fe/S-dependent 2-methylisocitrate dehydratase AcnD: AKMDVPEEDFNSYATHRGDHLTAQRATFANPKLFNEMVKNEAGEVQQGSLARLEPEGKVMRMWECIESYMERGQNLIIVAGADYGQGSSRDWAAKGVRLAGVEVIVAEGFERIHRTNLIGMGVLPVQFEEGTTRKTLELDGTETYDIKGDIDPGAKLTLVIHRKDGEVTEVPVLCRLDSNDELSVYEAGGVLQRFAQDFLEAEADAAAAK, from the coding sequence GCAAAAATGGATGTGCCGGAGGAGGACTTCAATTCCTACGCCACCCATCGCGGCGACCACCTGACGGCGCAGCGCGCGACTTTCGCCAATCCGAAACTGTTCAATGAAATGGTGAAGAACGAAGCGGGCGAGGTGCAGCAAGGTTCGCTGGCGCGACTGGAGCCGGAAGGCAAGGTCATGCGCATGTGGGAATGCATCGAGTCCTACATGGAACGCGGCCAGAACCTGATCATCGTCGCGGGCGCCGATTACGGCCAGGGCTCTTCGCGTGACTGGGCGGCCAAGGGCGTGCGCCTGGCGGGCGTGGAAGTGATCGTGGCCGAAGGCTTCGAGCGCATCCACCGCACCAACCTGATCGGCATGGGCGTGTTGCCGGTGCAGTTCGAGGAAGGCACGACGCGCAAGACACTCGAGCTCGACGGCACTGAGACCTATGACATCAAGGGCGACATCGACCCGGGTGCAAAGCTGACGTTGGTCATTCACCGCAAGGACGGCGAGGTCACGGAAGTTCCGGTGCTTTGCCGTCTCGACAGCAATGACGAATTGTCGGTGTACGAGGCCGGCGGCGTGTTGCAGCGCTTTGCCCAGGACTTCCTGGAAGCCGAAGCCGACGCTGCAGCGGCGAAGTAA